A window from Canis lupus familiaris isolate Mischka breed German Shepherd chromosome 18, alternate assembly UU_Cfam_GSD_1.0, whole genome shotgun sequence encodes these proteins:
- the SIGIRR gene encoding single Ig IL-1-related receptor isoform X2: MAGVCDRAPDFLSPTGNQALGPALGSVVALNCTAWVVSGPHCPLPSVQWLKDRLPLGNGSHYSLHEDSWVKDNLSEVLVSSVLGVNLTHAEDYGTFTCAIRNVSSSPFTLWRAALSPGPAGHVAAVLASLLVLLALLLAALLYVKCRLNVLLWYQDAYGEVEVNDGKLYDAYVSYSDSPEDRKFVNFILKPQLERRRGYKLFLDDRDLLPRAEPSADLLVNLSRCRRLIVVLSEAFLGRAWCSHSFREGLCRLLELTRRPIFITFEGQRRDPMHPALHLLRQHRHLVTLLLWRPGSVAPSSDFWKELQLALPRKVRYRATEGDPQTRLQDDKDPMLIVQGHLPAGRTLHLELDPDPEGDLGVRGPIFGEPLAPPHASGVSLGEGRGSEVDVSDLGSRNYSARTDFYCLVSEEDV; encoded by the exons ATGGCAG GTGTCTGTGACAGGGCCCCTGACTTCCTCTCCCCGACTGGAAACCAGGCCCTGGGGCCCGCCCTTGGCAGTGTAGTGGCTCTGAACTGCACAGCCTGGGTGGTTTCTGGGCCCCACTGTCCCCTGCCCTCCGTCCAGTGGCTGAAAGACAGGCTGCCGCTGGGCAATGGGAGCCACTACAGCCTCCATGAAGACTCCTG GGTCAAGGACAACCTATCAGAGGTGCTTGTGTCCAGTGTTCTGGGGGTCAACCTGACCCATGCTGAGGACTATGGGACCTTTACCTGCGCCATCCGGAATGTCAGCTCCTCCCCCTTCACTCTTTGGAGAGCTG CTCTGTCCCCAGGCCCAGCAGGCCACGTGGCTGCGGTGCTGGCCTCACTCCTGGTCCTGCTGGCCCTGCTCCTGGCCGCCCTGCTCTACGTGAAGTGTCGACTCAATGTGCTGCTCTGGTACCAAGACGCCTACGGGGAGGTGGAGGTGAACG ACGGGAAGCTCTACGATGCCTACGTCTCCTACAGCGACAGCCCCGAGGACCGGAAATTCGTGAACTTCATCCTGAAGCCGCAGCTCGAGCGGCGTCGGGGCTACAAGCTCTTCCTGGACGACCGCGACCTCCTGCCGCGCGCGG AGCCTTCCGCGGACCTCCTGGTGAACCTGAGCCGCTGCCGGCGCCTCATCGTGGTGCTGTCGGAAGCCTTCCTGGGCAGGGCCTGGTGCAGCCACAGCTTCCG GGAGGGCCTGTGCCGGCTGCTGGAGCTCACGCGCAGACCCATCTTCATCACCTTCGAGGGCCAAAGGCGCGACCCCATGCACCCCGCGCTCCACCTGCTGCGCCAGCACCGCCACCTGGTTACTCTCCTGCTCTGGAGGCCCGGCTCCGTG GCTCCTTCTTCAGATTTTTGGAAAGAGCTACAGCTGGCGCTCCCGCGAAAGGTGCGGTACAGAGCAACGGAGGGAGACCCCCAGACCCGGCTGCAGGATGACAAGGACCCCATGCTTATTGTACAAGGCCACCTCCCAGCGGGTCGGACCCTGCACCTGGAGCTGGACCCTGACCCGGAGGGGGACTTGG GTGTCCGAGGGCCTATCTTTGGGGAGCCATTAGCTCCACCGCATGCAAGTGGGGTTTCGCTTGGAGAGGGCCGGGGCAGCGAGGTGGACGTCTCGGACCTTGGCTCCCGCAACTACAGCGCCCGCACAGACTTCTACTGCCTGGTGTCTGAGGAGGATGTGTAG
- the SIGIRR gene encoding single Ig IL-1-related receptor isoform X1 — MAVGVCDRAPDFLSPTGNQALGPALGSVVALNCTAWVVSGPHCPLPSVQWLKDRLPLGNGSHYSLHEDSWVKDNLSEVLVSSVLGVNLTHAEDYGTFTCAIRNVSSSPFTLWRAALSPGPAGHVAAVLASLLVLLALLLAALLYVKCRLNVLLWYQDAYGEVEVNDGKLYDAYVSYSDSPEDRKFVNFILKPQLERRRGYKLFLDDRDLLPRAEPSADLLVNLSRCRRLIVVLSEAFLGRAWCSHSFREGLCRLLELTRRPIFITFEGQRRDPMHPALHLLRQHRHLVTLLLWRPGSVAPSSDFWKELQLALPRKVRYRATEGDPQTRLQDDKDPMLIVQGHLPAGRTLHLELDPDPEGDLGVRGPIFGEPLAPPHASGVSLGEGRGSEVDVSDLGSRNYSARTDFYCLVSEEDV; from the exons ATGGCAG TAGGTGTCTGTGACAGGGCCCCTGACTTCCTCTCCCCGACTGGAAACCAGGCCCTGGGGCCCGCCCTTGGCAGTGTAGTGGCTCTGAACTGCACAGCCTGGGTGGTTTCTGGGCCCCACTGTCCCCTGCCCTCCGTCCAGTGGCTGAAAGACAGGCTGCCGCTGGGCAATGGGAGCCACTACAGCCTCCATGAAGACTCCTG GGTCAAGGACAACCTATCAGAGGTGCTTGTGTCCAGTGTTCTGGGGGTCAACCTGACCCATGCTGAGGACTATGGGACCTTTACCTGCGCCATCCGGAATGTCAGCTCCTCCCCCTTCACTCTTTGGAGAGCTG CTCTGTCCCCAGGCCCAGCAGGCCACGTGGCTGCGGTGCTGGCCTCACTCCTGGTCCTGCTGGCCCTGCTCCTGGCCGCCCTGCTCTACGTGAAGTGTCGACTCAATGTGCTGCTCTGGTACCAAGACGCCTACGGGGAGGTGGAGGTGAACG ACGGGAAGCTCTACGATGCCTACGTCTCCTACAGCGACAGCCCCGAGGACCGGAAATTCGTGAACTTCATCCTGAAGCCGCAGCTCGAGCGGCGTCGGGGCTACAAGCTCTTCCTGGACGACCGCGACCTCCTGCCGCGCGCGG AGCCTTCCGCGGACCTCCTGGTGAACCTGAGCCGCTGCCGGCGCCTCATCGTGGTGCTGTCGGAAGCCTTCCTGGGCAGGGCCTGGTGCAGCCACAGCTTCCG GGAGGGCCTGTGCCGGCTGCTGGAGCTCACGCGCAGACCCATCTTCATCACCTTCGAGGGCCAAAGGCGCGACCCCATGCACCCCGCGCTCCACCTGCTGCGCCAGCACCGCCACCTGGTTACTCTCCTGCTCTGGAGGCCCGGCTCCGTG GCTCCTTCTTCAGATTTTTGGAAAGAGCTACAGCTGGCGCTCCCGCGAAAGGTGCGGTACAGAGCAACGGAGGGAGACCCCCAGACCCGGCTGCAGGATGACAAGGACCCCATGCTTATTGTACAAGGCCACCTCCCAGCGGGTCGGACCCTGCACCTGGAGCTGGACCCTGACCCGGAGGGGGACTTGG GTGTCCGAGGGCCTATCTTTGGGGAGCCATTAGCTCCACCGCATGCAAGTGGGGTTTCGCTTGGAGAGGGCCGGGGCAGCGAGGTGGACGTCTCGGACCTTGGCTCCCGCAACTACAGCGCCCGCACAGACTTCTACTGCCTGGTGTCTGAGGAGGATGTGTAG
- the PKP3 gene encoding plakophilin-3 isoform X2 encodes MSSGPRPEAGVCSLALPSDLQLDRRGAPGPEAERLRAARVQEQVRARLLQLGQQGRHNGAAEPEGAPEAPRGPARGHYHTLQAGFSSRSQGLGGDPSTFWPIAKPTYSPASWSSRSAVDLSCSRRLSSAHNGGSTLGGAGYGGPQPAAPARPVSFHERAGPGGRADYDTLSLRSLRLGAAGLDDRYSVVSEQLEPPAASAYRALAYERQAACGRMQGPDWPDASEGPPGRPIRAPAMRTLQRFQSSHRSRGTAGVAPGAALEPVARAPSVRSLSLSLADSGHLPDVRGLDSYGGHRSLQRLSSGFDDIDLPSAVKYLMASDPNLQVLGAAYIQHKCYSDAAAKKQARSLQAVPRLVKLFNHANQEVQRHATGAMRNLIYDNADNKLALVEENGIFELLRTLREQDDELRKNVTGILWNLSSSDHLKDRLARDTLEQLTDLVLSPLSGAGGPPLIQQNASEAEIFYNATGFLRNLSSASQATRQKMRECHGLVDALVTYINHALDVGKCEDKSVENAVCVLRNLSYRLYDEMPPSALQRLEGRGRRDVVGAPPGEVVGCFTPQSRRLRELPLTADALTFAEVSKDPKGLEWLWSPQIVGLYNRLLQRCELNPHTTEAAAGALQNITAGDRRWAGVLSRLALEQERILNPLLDRVRTADHHQLRSLTGLIRNLSRNARNKDEMSTKVVSHLIEKLPGSVGEKCPPADVLVNIIAVLNNLVVASPIAARDLLYFDGLRKLVFIKKKRDSPDSEKSSRAASSLLANLWQYSKLHRDFRAKGYRKEDFLGP; translated from the exons GCCCGGCCCGCGGTCACTACCACACCCTGCAGGCTGGCTTCAGCTCCCGCTCCCAGGGCCTCGGAGGGGACCCCTCG ACTTTCTGGCCCATCGCCAAGCCCACCTACAGCCCTGCCTCCTGGTCGTCCCGCTCGGCCGTGGATCTGAGCTGCAGCCGCAGGCTGAGCTCTGCCCACAACGGCGGCAGCACCCTCGGGGGTGCGGGGTACGGGGGCCCCCAGCCTGCGGCGCCTGCCCGGCCCGTATCCTTCCACGAGCGCGCCGGGCCGGGTGGCCGGGCCGACTACGACACCCTGTCCCTGCGCTCACTGCGGCTGGGGGCCGCAGGCCTGGACGACCGCTACAGCGTCGTGTCCGAGCAGCTGGAGCCCCCGGCCGCCTCCGCCTACAGGGCCCTCGCCTACGAGCGCCAGGCCGCCTGCGGCCGCATGCAAGGCCCCGACTGGCCGGACGCCAGCGAGGGGCCGCCCGGCCGCCCCATCCGCGCACCGGCCATGCGGACCCTGCAGCGGTTCCAGAGCAGCCACCGCAGCCGTGGCACAGCCGGGGTGGCGCCAGGGGCGGCCCTGGAGCCCGTGGCCCGAGCACCCTCCGTGCGCAGCCTCAGCCTGAGTCTGGCCGACTCTGGCCACCTGCCAGATGTGCGAGGACTGGACAGCTACGGCGGCCACCGCAGCCTGCAGAGGCTCAGCAGCGG ATTTGATGACATCGACCTGCCCTCGGCGGTCAAGTACCTCATGGCCTCGGACCCCAACCTCCAGGTGCTGGGCGCAGCCTACATCCAACACAAATGCTACAGCGACGCAGCGGCCAAGAAGCAG GCCCGCAGCCTTCAGGCTGTGCCCCGGCTGGTGAAGCTCTTCAACCACGCCAACCAGGAGGTGCAGCGCCACGCCACAGGCGCCATGCGCAACCTCATCTATGACAACGCAGACAACAAGCTGGCCCTGGTGGAGGAGAACGGCATCTTCGAGCTGCTGCGGACGCTGCGCGAGCAGGACGATGAGCTGCGCAAGAACGTCACAG GCATCCTGTGGAATCTGTCCTCCAGCGACCATCTCAAGGACCGCCTGGCCCGGGACACCCTGGAGCAGCTCACGGACCTGGTGCTGAGCCCCCTCTCAGGGGCCGGGGGGCCACCCCTCATCCAACAGAACGCTTCTGAGGCCGAAATCTTCTATAATGCCACTGGGTTCCTCAG GAACCTCAGTTCGGCTTCCCAGGCTACTCGCCAGAAGATGCGCGAGTGCCACGGGCTCGTGGATGCCCTGGTCACCTACATCAACCACGCCCTGGACGTGGGCAAGTGTGAGGACAAG AGCGTGGAGAACGCCGTGTGCGTGCTGCGGAACCTGTCCTACCGACTGTACGACGAGATGCCGCCCTCGGCCCTGCAGCggctggagggcaggggccgCAGGGACGTGGTGGGGGCGCCCCCCGGCGAGGTGGTGGGCTGCTTCACGCCTCAGAGCCGGCGGCTGCGAGAG CTGCCCCTCACGGCCGACGCGCTCACCTTCGCCGAGGTGTCTAAGGACCCCAAGGGTCTCGAGTGGCTGTGGAGCCCCCAGATCGTGGGGCTGTACAACCGGCTGCTGCAGCGCTGCGAGCTCAACCCGCACACCACCGAGGCGGCCGCGGGGGCGCTGCAGAACATCACCGCAGGCGACCGCCGG TGGGCGGGCGTGCTGAGCCGCCTGGCCCTGGAGCAGGAGCGCATCCTGAACCCGCTGCTCGACAGGGTTCGCACCGCCGACCACCACCAGCTGCGCTCGCTGACCGGCCTCATCCGAAACCTGTCTCGGAACGCCAGAAACAAGGACGAGATGT CCACCAAGGTGGTGAGTCACCTGATTGAGAAGCTTCCTGGCAGCGTGGGCGAGAAGTGTCCACCGGCCGACGTGCTGGTCAACATCATAGCTGTGCTGAACAACCTGGTGGTGGCCAGTCCCATCGCCGCCCGGGACTTGCTCTACTTCGACGGGCTCCGAAAGCTGGTCTTCATCAAGAAGAAGCGGGACAG CCCCGACAGTGAGAAGTCCTCCAGAGCGGCCTCCAGCCTCCTCGCCAACCTGTGGCAGTACAGCAAGCTCCACCGGGACTTCCGGGCG AAGGGATATCGGAAGGAGGACTTCCTGGGCCCGTAG
- the SIGIRR gene encoding single Ig IL-1-related receptor isoform X3, with amino-acid sequence MAVGVCDRAPDFLSPTGNQALGPALGSVVALNCTAWVVSGPHCPLPSVQWLKDRLPLGNGSHYSLHEDSWVKDNLSEVLVSSVLGVNLTHAEDYGTFTCAIRNVSSSPFTLWRAGPAGHVAAVLASLLVLLALLLAALLYVKCRLNVLLWYQDAYGEVEVNDGKLYDAYVSYSDSPEDRKFVNFILKPQLERRRGYKLFLDDRDLLPRAEPSADLLVNLSRCRRLIVVLSEAFLGRAWCSHSFREGLCRLLELTRRPIFITFEGQRRDPMHPALHLLRQHRHLVTLLLWRPGSVAPSSDFWKELQLALPRKVRYRATEGDPQTRLQDDKDPMLIVQGHLPAGRTLHLELDPDPEGDLGVRGPIFGEPLAPPHASGVSLGEGRGSEVDVSDLGSRNYSARTDFYCLVSEEDV; translated from the exons ATGGCAG TAGGTGTCTGTGACAGGGCCCCTGACTTCCTCTCCCCGACTGGAAACCAGGCCCTGGGGCCCGCCCTTGGCAGTGTAGTGGCTCTGAACTGCACAGCCTGGGTGGTTTCTGGGCCCCACTGTCCCCTGCCCTCCGTCCAGTGGCTGAAAGACAGGCTGCCGCTGGGCAATGGGAGCCACTACAGCCTCCATGAAGACTCCTG GGTCAAGGACAACCTATCAGAGGTGCTTGTGTCCAGTGTTCTGGGGGTCAACCTGACCCATGCTGAGGACTATGGGACCTTTACCTGCGCCATCCGGAATGTCAGCTCCTCCCCCTTCACTCTTTGGAGAGCTG GCCCAGCAGGCCACGTGGCTGCGGTGCTGGCCTCACTCCTGGTCCTGCTGGCCCTGCTCCTGGCCGCCCTGCTCTACGTGAAGTGTCGACTCAATGTGCTGCTCTGGTACCAAGACGCCTACGGGGAGGTGGAGGTGAACG ACGGGAAGCTCTACGATGCCTACGTCTCCTACAGCGACAGCCCCGAGGACCGGAAATTCGTGAACTTCATCCTGAAGCCGCAGCTCGAGCGGCGTCGGGGCTACAAGCTCTTCCTGGACGACCGCGACCTCCTGCCGCGCGCGG AGCCTTCCGCGGACCTCCTGGTGAACCTGAGCCGCTGCCGGCGCCTCATCGTGGTGCTGTCGGAAGCCTTCCTGGGCAGGGCCTGGTGCAGCCACAGCTTCCG GGAGGGCCTGTGCCGGCTGCTGGAGCTCACGCGCAGACCCATCTTCATCACCTTCGAGGGCCAAAGGCGCGACCCCATGCACCCCGCGCTCCACCTGCTGCGCCAGCACCGCCACCTGGTTACTCTCCTGCTCTGGAGGCCCGGCTCCGTG GCTCCTTCTTCAGATTTTTGGAAAGAGCTACAGCTGGCGCTCCCGCGAAAGGTGCGGTACAGAGCAACGGAGGGAGACCCCCAGACCCGGCTGCAGGATGACAAGGACCCCATGCTTATTGTACAAGGCCACCTCCCAGCGGGTCGGACCCTGCACCTGGAGCTGGACCCTGACCCGGAGGGGGACTTGG GTGTCCGAGGGCCTATCTTTGGGGAGCCATTAGCTCCACCGCATGCAAGTGGGGTTTCGCTTGGAGAGGGCCGGGGCAGCGAGGTGGACGTCTCGGACCTTGGCTCCCGCAACTACAGCGCCCGCACAGACTTCTACTGCCTGGTGTCTGAGGAGGATGTGTAG